Proteins encoded by one window of Paenibacillus urinalis:
- a CDS encoding AAA family ATPase, with product MEIQEIAQVAAELRANMAKVIVGKDDTVDLMLIAMIASGHILLEDVPGTGKTLLAKTMAASLDCTFRRVQFTPDLLPSDLTGIHFYNQKEGEFEFREGPLFANLILADEINRATPRTQSSLLECMEERQISVDGHTHELKKPFIVIATQNPVDNQGTFPLPEAQMDRFMLKMSMGYPTQEESVEILRRTISGNFITGVSAVVAQRDIVAAQSVYTAVRVQEDLMRYIIAIADATRHHPDIALGVSPRGTQALLKAAQARAAIQGREYVLPDDIKALALPVLSHRLVFKHRSKQQEGKAEALLSDIISQIPVPSDRTSVESSVQ from the coding sequence TGGCAGCCGAGCTCAGAGCAAATATGGCAAAAGTCATTGTGGGCAAAGATGATACAGTGGATTTAATGCTGATCGCGATGATTGCCTCAGGTCATATACTGCTTGAGGATGTACCAGGTACCGGGAAGACTTTGCTGGCCAAAACGATGGCAGCCTCTTTAGATTGTACATTTAGACGAGTCCAGTTTACTCCTGATCTATTGCCCTCTGACCTGACGGGTATTCATTTTTATAATCAGAAGGAAGGAGAGTTTGAATTTCGGGAAGGTCCTCTATTCGCTAATTTAATTCTTGCTGATGAAATTAACCGGGCGACACCGAGAACACAATCCAGCTTGCTGGAATGCATGGAGGAGAGACAGATCAGTGTGGATGGGCACACACATGAGCTCAAAAAGCCTTTTATTGTCATCGCTACCCAAAATCCTGTAGATAATCAAGGGACATTTCCATTACCAGAGGCACAAATGGACCGCTTTATGCTCAAGATGAGCATGGGTTACCCTACTCAGGAGGAAAGTGTAGAAATTTTGCGGCGTACGATAAGCGGGAATTTCATAACAGGTGTATCTGCGGTTGTAGCCCAGCGTGACATCGTAGCTGCACAATCGGTGTATACAGCCGTTCGCGTCCAGGAAGATTTGATGCGCTATATTATAGCTATCGCTGACGCAACAAGACATCATCCGGATATTGCGCTGGGCGTAAGCCCGCGAGGAACACAAGCGCTGCTTAAGGCAGCACAGGCCCGGGCAGCCATACAAGGCAGAGAATATGTACTGCCTGATGATATAAAGGCTCTAGCGCTGCCTGTATTGTCACATCGGCTCGTATTCAAACATCGATCCAAGCAGCAGGAGGGGAAGGCTGAAGCGCTGTTAAGTGATATCATTTCACAAATTCCTGTGCCGAGCGACAGAACAAGTGTAGAAAGCAGTGTGCAATAA
- a CDS encoding DUF58 domain-containing protein, giving the protein MELLWFLVVGLLLVLAQGILLGVPALKRISYQREFAKQQCYAGDELEMVEKISNEKRLPVPWLRLEAMMPASFIFHTGAELGISRGDIYQNHQSLFSLKPYTRITRKHFFTCQHRGVYQLETVTMTGGDLLGVYSHAKKQPVSVQITVFPALLADHEMPTSYKVWQGELEVSRWIVEDPFLILGVREYGASDPMNRIHWTASARTGQLQVYKQGYSSDPQTLIIFNIQESSDMWSVVTKPGMAERGLSYAATAVNDAVSKGLKTGFMHNAYALGSNSLVRIDADYGVLHAEYIMHAMAEVQLKCLMPMDQVLMDEADRQLDSGERQDYLLITPFVSPGMEEQLHRLRSGGNKVSIVYLDSDQEYKEAGR; this is encoded by the coding sequence ATGGAGCTTCTGTGGTTTCTTGTCGTTGGACTTCTGCTTGTTCTTGCTCAAGGTATCCTGCTTGGAGTACCTGCACTGAAGAGAATTTCGTATCAGCGCGAGTTTGCGAAGCAGCAGTGTTATGCCGGGGATGAGCTTGAGATGGTCGAGAAGATTTCGAATGAGAAAAGACTTCCCGTACCCTGGCTTCGCTTAGAGGCAATGATGCCGGCTTCTTTTATATTTCATACAGGCGCTGAACTTGGCATCAGCAGAGGAGATATTTATCAAAATCATCAAAGCTTGTTCTCGCTTAAGCCTTATACCCGAATTACGCGGAAGCATTTCTTTACTTGTCAGCATCGGGGTGTGTATCAATTGGAAACGGTGACCATGACAGGTGGTGACCTTCTGGGTGTCTATTCCCACGCGAAGAAGCAGCCTGTATCGGTTCAGATCACCGTATTCCCTGCACTCCTTGCTGATCACGAAATGCCGACGAGCTATAAGGTTTGGCAAGGCGAGCTTGAGGTATCCCGCTGGATCGTAGAGGATCCGTTTCTTATTCTTGGTGTCAGAGAATATGGAGCGAGTGATCCGATGAATCGAATTCATTGGACAGCAAGTGCGAGAACGGGACAACTGCAGGTATATAAACAAGGCTACAGTTCAGATCCGCAAACGCTCATTATATTCAATATTCAGGAATCCAGTGACATGTGGAGTGTCGTAACGAAGCCCGGTATGGCGGAGAGAGGTCTATCCTATGCCGCAACAGCGGTGAATGATGCAGTGAGCAAAGGACTAAAAACAGGATTTATGCATAATGCATACGCTTTAGGATCAAATTCACTCGTACGAATTGATGCTGACTATGGGGTTCTTCACGCAGAATATATAATGCACGCCATGGCTGAAGTACAACTGAAGTGTTTGATGCCGATGGATCAGGTGCTCATGGATGAGGCAGACAGGCAGCTTGATTCAGGGGAACGGCAGGATTACTTGTTAATTACGCCTTTTGTCTCGCCTGGAATGGAGGAACAGCTGCATCGACTTAGAAGCGGCGGGAATAAAGTCAGCATTGTATACCTTGATTCAGATCAGGAGTACAAGGAGGCAGGAAGATGA
- a CDS encoding DUF4129 domain-containing protein has protein sequence MSKDHDQAVPIRVYMLGLMELVYVYPLIVLLSVFGLSMSPVYTFILLGIGLLAAIWLRSAIHNRLMAGSVSFIAGMIISGIGTLLFQANQTLIPVLLAAVAGAGAAFRGFSLGNRRLRLAPADRLQYTGLISLLALSVIATRVPILDDHTMSIYAAGIIGFLVYVWTRHSREMRRATLDMEGKRPQIKSFSELNRTRMLLFLVIVIILGSFNYLSELFNYLWNGFTSWFRTLFDGEPSEEIPETIPQLPSEGLLFPPAEAEPSSEPSPVWDWVLNALVMLAVLAFLLLIGYGLWRLLKKVSAYLQSRSTPQDEAPIPERIAYIDITETIENRPKKDFFRKFRKQRVPVEPEQRIRYYYKSVIEQAGKEAGPPPSSLTPNELGKWLTEHKEIHHRHFPYREELLHQLIALYNKVRYGEQQISPEEIQPLDQAHK, from the coding sequence ATGAGTAAGGATCATGATCAAGCGGTACCTATACGAGTGTATATGCTGGGCTTGATGGAGCTCGTCTATGTTTATCCGTTAATTGTACTGCTCTCTGTTTTTGGACTGTCGATGAGCCCTGTTTATACTTTCATCTTGCTCGGGATAGGTCTCCTGGCAGCAATATGGCTCAGATCAGCAATTCATAACAGGCTTATGGCTGGAAGTGTATCATTTATAGCTGGAATGATCATCTCCGGAATCGGAACGCTTCTATTCCAAGCAAATCAAACTTTGATCCCTGTACTTCTGGCAGCAGTGGCAGGAGCGGGAGCGGCATTTCGCGGATTCTCTCTAGGTAATCGAAGATTAAGATTGGCTCCTGCGGATCGTCTGCAATATACGGGACTTATTTCACTGCTTGCATTAAGCGTGATTGCCACGAGAGTACCTATACTGGATGATCATACGATGAGTATTTATGCGGCCGGTATCATCGGATTTCTAGTCTACGTATGGACAAGACATTCACGCGAAATGAGGCGGGCCACCTTAGACATGGAAGGTAAGAGACCGCAAATAAAGAGTTTTTCCGAGCTGAACCGGACACGGATGCTCCTCTTCCTGGTCATTGTCATCATCTTGGGGTCATTTAATTATCTGTCGGAGTTGTTTAATTACCTGTGGAACGGATTTACGAGCTGGTTTCGTACATTGTTTGATGGAGAGCCTTCGGAAGAAATACCCGAGACGATCCCCCAGCTTCCTTCGGAAGGACTTCTATTCCCTCCCGCTGAAGCGGAACCTTCAAGTGAACCATCCCCCGTATGGGATTGGGTACTGAACGCGTTGGTCATGCTCGCAGTGCTCGCCTTCTTATTATTAATTGGTTATGGTCTGTGGAGGCTGCTCAAGAAGGTAAGCGCATATCTTCAATCCAGAAGCACACCCCAAGACGAGGCTCCAATCCCAGAAAGAATTGCTTATATCGATATAACGGAGACGATTGAGAACAGACCGAAGAAAGATTTTTTTCGCAAGTTCCGTAAGCAGCGAGTCCCGGTCGAACCAGAGCAGAGAATTCGTTATTATTATAAATCTGTTATAGAGCAGGCGGGTAAGGAAGCAGGACCCCCGCCTTCATCACTCACGCCTAATGAGTTAGGGAAATGGCTGACAGAACATAAAGAAATCCATCATAGGCATTTTCCGTATAGAGAAGAACTGTTACACCAGTTGATAGCTTTATATAACAAAGTCAGATATGGAGAGCAGCAGATATCTCCCGAAGAGATTCAACCGCTTGATCAGGCACATAAGTAA
- a CDS encoding aldolase catalytic domain-containing protein, translated as MKTMTNHSKIVDCTIRDGGLVNNWDFSVEFVQKLYESLNEAGVEYMEVGYKNSPKLLKGADKAGPWRFLNDDFLRKVIPQKGNTKLSALVDIGRVDENDILPRSESMLDLIRVACYIKDVDKGLELVRIFHERGYETTLNIMALSNVMENELLEAFEMINESVVDVVYIVDSYGSLDHSDIKYLVEKFKLHLPNKRLGVHTHNNMQLAFSNTLIASELGVELLDASVYGMGRAAGNCPTELLIAHLKGTKYKLRPVLDALEQLLVPLREKEEWGYILPYMITGHLDEHPRSAMALRNSDDKDRVVDFYDTLTTPEVNFDK; from the coding sequence ATGAAGACGATGACAAATCATAGCAAGATAGTAGACTGTACAATCCGAGACGGCGGCCTCGTGAATAATTGGGATTTCAGTGTGGAATTTGTACAGAAGCTGTATGAGAGCTTAAATGAAGCAGGCGTTGAATATATGGAGGTTGGATATAAAAACTCCCCTAAGCTGCTGAAGGGTGCCGATAAAGCAGGGCCTTGGCGCTTCTTGAACGATGATTTCTTAAGAAAGGTCATTCCGCAAAAGGGCAACACCAAGCTGTCCGCACTGGTAGACATCGGAAGAGTAGACGAAAATGACATTCTTCCCCGCAGCGAAAGTATGCTGGATTTGATCCGTGTTGCTTGCTATATCAAGGATGTGGACAAGGGTCTAGAGCTGGTACGCATCTTCCATGAGCGTGGTTACGAAACGACTCTTAATATTATGGCGTTATCTAATGTGATGGAGAACGAGCTTCTTGAAGCATTTGAGATGATCAATGAGAGCGTAGTTGATGTTGTATACATTGTCGATTCATATGGAAGCCTGGATCACAGTGACATTAAATATCTGGTTGAGAAGTTCAAGCTTCATCTGCCTAACAAACGGCTTGGTGTTCACACCCACAATAACATGCAGCTCGCATTCTCCAACACGCTAATCGCTTCTGAGCTTGGTGTTGAACTGCTGGATGCTTCCGTGTATGGAATGGGCCGTGCTGCCGGAAATTGTCCGACGGAGCTGTTAATCGCTCATTTGAAAGGAACCAAATACAAGCTCCGCCCTGTACTTGATGCGCTGGAGCAGCTCCTTGTACCTTTACGTGAGAAAGAAGAGTGGGGATATATCCTCCCATATATGATAACAGGTCATCTTGACGAGCATCCTCGCTCTGCCATGGCACTTCGTAATTCAGATGACAAAGATCGGGTCGTAGATTTTTATGATACGCTTACTACACCCGAAGTAAACTTTGATAAGTGA
- a CDS encoding bifunctional diguanylate cyclase/phosphodiesterase → MGISLCSLIICFSAFNQARLLEQGHRTHNGQYIASVFFAAGFLELLLFIHYSGISFRNELLVDTSDVIIIVFLTRLLCVMGMLYLGFSSPKSQERPIHKSIGLGAALLYMAVLLLLLQNNDNLDYIFSIYDPLNEIVNPIHYVIHISLLSFLILALLGLLFSKVKRAMNVSKNLILGMIFCIVSQGFILQIQDVSDLSFTLSMIFQLLAYLIFQEVYFNLYVTIPLERQTVTREQLNYMAHFNEVTGLPNRRSLILHLRDCMHSAYSENRTVGLLVININRFKIINDSLGYQFGDQLLKTTGERIKQYRGGKIEVFSLDSDRYAVVLSEFVETKLLNRQVSEILQQFKEPLLLKDRELYLTPSAGISLYPFDGSSPEELLRNANTALHFAKDHGMDLNRYAVSMKREAQKSLQIEHDIRKGLKRGEFYLEYQPQIDLRTNEVVGVEALVRWQHPVKGTISPADFIPIAEESGLIVPLGEWVLQEACSQNRKWQQQYRPLSISVNLSIRQFQDVHLTDRIQRVLLDTGLDPTCLELEITESTMLDFDQGIDVLDRIKKLGVQISIDDFGTGYSSLHYLKKLPIDRLKIDQSFVRELMEDRSNKAIVSTITSMAKHLQLKVTAEGVENEEQLLFLQEQHCHEGQGYFFSKPLRSEDFETRFLKVAVYN, encoded by the coding sequence ATGGGCATCTCTCTTTGTTCGTTAATTATCTGCTTCTCTGCTTTTAACCAGGCAAGGCTACTGGAACAGGGGCATAGAACACATAACGGGCAGTATATTGCTTCTGTATTTTTTGCAGCAGGTTTTTTGGAATTGCTATTATTCATACACTATAGCGGAATTTCCTTCAGAAATGAGCTGCTGGTGGATACCTCCGATGTCATAATCATCGTATTTTTGACTCGGTTGCTCTGTGTAATGGGTATGCTTTATCTCGGGTTTTCTTCTCCGAAATCCCAGGAGCGTCCCATCCATAAATCTATAGGATTAGGCGCTGCTCTACTATATATGGCAGTCCTGCTTCTCCTTCTACAAAACAACGACAATCTTGACTACATCTTTAGCATTTATGACCCCTTGAACGAGATTGTAAATCCAATTCATTATGTGATACATATTTCTCTTTTGTCCTTCTTAATATTGGCTCTTCTGGGGCTGCTATTTTCAAAGGTAAAACGAGCAATGAATGTGAGCAAGAACCTTATACTTGGTATGATATTTTGTATTGTCAGTCAAGGCTTTATACTGCAGATTCAAGACGTATCGGATCTCTCTTTTACGCTGTCCATGATTTTTCAGCTGCTGGCCTATTTAATTTTTCAAGAGGTGTATTTCAACCTTTATGTCACAATTCCGCTTGAGCGGCAAACCGTCACCCGAGAGCAGCTGAACTACATGGCTCATTTTAATGAAGTCACGGGATTGCCGAATCGGAGATCTTTGATCTTACATTTACGTGATTGTATGCATTCTGCTTATTCAGAGAATCGGACGGTGGGTCTGCTGGTCATCAACATCAACCGTTTTAAGATCATAAATGATTCCCTTGGTTATCAGTTCGGTGATCAACTGCTGAAAACAACAGGAGAACGCATAAAGCAATACAGAGGCGGCAAAATCGAGGTGTTCTCGCTGGACAGTGACCGATATGCTGTCGTTTTAAGTGAATTTGTTGAAACAAAATTATTAAACAGGCAGGTAAGTGAAATACTTCAGCAATTTAAAGAGCCCTTATTATTGAAGGACCGTGAGCTGTACCTTACCCCGTCTGCTGGTATAAGTCTTTATCCATTTGATGGAAGTTCACCCGAGGAATTACTTCGTAATGCAAATACAGCCCTTCATTTCGCGAAGGATCATGGGATGGATCTGAACCGATATGCAGTCTCGATGAAACGGGAGGCACAGAAAAGCCTGCAGATAGAGCATGACATCAGAAAGGGCCTGAAGCGTGGAGAATTTTACTTGGAATACCAGCCGCAAATCGATCTAAGAACGAATGAGGTCGTTGGTGTTGAGGCACTCGTTCGCTGGCAGCATCCGGTCAAAGGGACGATTTCACCAGCCGATTTTATTCCCATCGCAGAGGAGAGCGGGCTTATAGTACCGCTTGGAGAATGGGTGCTTCAGGAGGCGTGTTCCCAGAATCGAAAATGGCAGCAGCAGTACAGACCCTTGTCGATCTCTGTGAACCTGTCCATCCGGCAATTTCAGGATGTGCATCTGACAGATCGAATTCAGCGCGTTCTGCTCGATACGGGCCTTGATCCGACATGTCTTGAACTGGAAATTACAGAGAGCACGATGCTGGACTTTGATCAGGGAATTGATGTTCTGGATCGGATCAAGAAGTTAGGTGTACAGATTAGCATTGATGATTTTGGGACCGGCTACAGCTCGTTACATTATCTTAAGAAGCTTCCAATCGATCGATTGAAGATTGATCAGTCTTTCGTTCGTGAGCTGATGGAGGACCGCAGCAACAAGGCCATCGTATCTACGATAACCTCTATGGCCAAGCATTTACAGCTTAAGGTCACTGCTGAAGGTGTAGAGAATGAAGAACAACTTCTATTTCTGCAGGAACAGCACTGTCATGAAGGTCAGGGATACTTTTTCAGCAAACCCCTTAGGTCTGAAGATTTTGAAACCCGATTCTTAAAGGTAGCTGTCTATAATTAG
- a CDS encoding SGNH/GDSL hydrolase family protein, which yields MLGEYVSATAVSTATNFVMIEETAFTRTYRTYFKPRENEPLEMKFWHSNAVDSTWDVGAVAKGSMPGGEWKIESAYVAVSQEERDGSIVPGSGTPITFEGEYTKHVQPGEQFWSDVFTIDVLPGRDLVFTWTLSTQAAGKSFPYNTDGLLVSAYAAEGSKASEESGASFTELENQLVLPAFIGYKRQVKHRMVFLGDSITQGVRTPKDGYENWAARIADGLSAEYSVWNIGSGWARAYDAASDGPWLLKARQGDIVAVVLGVNDIDIGARSSEELLEDLTVIVRKLKQNTEANPQIILFTVPPFNFVEQREEIWRTVNETLRTRPPEGVDYVFDIAEVLSCSAPDEHRIQQKYMSNEFDPHPNGEAGKQVADAFLKWFPEKLL from the coding sequence ATGCTGGGGGAATACGTATCTGCAACCGCCGTGTCAACGGCAACGAATTTTGTAATGATTGAGGAAACCGCATTCACACGTACATATCGAACGTACTTCAAGCCTCGAGAGAATGAACCGCTGGAAATGAAATTTTGGCACAGTAATGCGGTGGACTCTACCTGGGATGTGGGAGCTGTAGCCAAAGGGAGCATGCCTGGGGGAGAATGGAAGATTGAGTCGGCATATGTGGCTGTAAGTCAGGAAGAGCGGGATGGAAGTATCGTTCCAGGCTCGGGAACCCCGATTACATTTGAAGGAGAATATACGAAGCACGTACAGCCTGGAGAGCAGTTTTGGAGTGATGTCTTTACGATCGATGTGCTGCCGGGGCGTGACTTGGTATTTACCTGGACCCTGTCGACGCAAGCGGCAGGGAAGTCATTTCCCTACAACACGGATGGACTGCTTGTATCTGCTTATGCTGCAGAAGGGAGTAAGGCTTCAGAGGAATCGGGAGCATCCTTCACCGAGCTGGAGAATCAGCTGGTCTTGCCGGCATTTATCGGTTATAAACGACAAGTGAAGCATCGTATGGTCTTCCTGGGTGACTCTATTACACAGGGAGTAAGAACACCTAAAGACGGCTATGAAAATTGGGCTGCCCGTATTGCAGACGGATTAAGTGCAGAATACAGTGTCTGGAATATTGGATCAGGCTGGGCAAGAGCCTATGATGCGGCTAGTGATGGGCCATGGCTACTGAAAGCAAGGCAAGGCGATATCGTAGCTGTAGTGCTGGGTGTCAATGACATTGATATTGGCGCGCGCAGCAGCGAGGAGCTGCTTGAAGATCTGACAGTCATTGTTCGGAAACTGAAGCAAAATACGGAGGCTAATCCTCAGATTATTCTCTTCACCGTTCCTCCGTTTAATTTTGTAGAGCAGAGGGAAGAAATCTGGCGTACAGTGAACGAGACGTTACGCACAAGACCGCCTGAAGGTGTGGATTATGTATTTGATATCGCAGAAGTACTGTCCTGTTCAGCACCGGATGAGCACCGTATTCAGCAGAAATACATGAGCAATGAATTTGATCCGCACCCGAACGGTGAAGCAGGTAAACAGGTAGCGGACGCTTTCCTAAAATGGTTTCCGGAGAAGTTATTATAA
- the abc-f gene encoding ribosomal protection-like ABC-F family protein: MTTLIHMREISKDWNGKKLFGHVNMEVNENERIALFGRNGCGKTTLLNILTGSEQPTEGTLTVHLESEEIGFMRQDFKPEEHLSVKQIAYVESGTWGVLKMDLQKVEEQLASEPDPSPDLLQRYGEILEQYEAFGGYSKEAELERMMTHLGIGEELWERSFSSLSGGQKTRLRLSALLTRKPRLLILDEPTNHLDHESMVWLEGWILSYSGTLVFVSHDRTFLDRVATSICELTPEGTHKYPGGYEEYKLQKERERREQATKYRQQELAKQALEESIRKYQEWFKISHRNAGNVTESRIAASYYKARANKNISRYHAKQKQLERLEGERVEKPREGPKVSVDLKDGEFGARTFLQLRDVEYTYPAAQTPVFSGINLVVERGKRIALQGVNGAGKTTLLKLITGELSPQKGEVNHHPKTKIGYFSQELEGLQPEMTLLDSLLINPFMTQTEARTMLGNFLFSRDDVFKKIGELSMGEKCRAAFIRLYFSGSNLLVLDEPTNYLDIDTREVMEEALLNYEGSFVFVSHDRTLVRKLANQLLHMGKHEPLRIFDGTVQEYEEHLARKSETPEDREEEDLRIQLQHRLNELLTGSSYDQVNSGQRANVESYYMDSATLQEIREIRSQLAALQKKEKRSSKERG; encoded by the coding sequence ATGACAACACTTATTCATATGCGTGAGATTAGTAAGGATTGGAACGGAAAGAAATTGTTCGGACATGTCAATATGGAGGTTAATGAGAATGAGCGTATTGCTCTGTTTGGACGGAATGGTTGTGGCAAGACGACGCTGCTAAATATTCTGACAGGCAGTGAACAGCCGACGGAAGGTACATTAACCGTCCATCTTGAGTCTGAGGAAATCGGATTTATGCGTCAGGACTTTAAACCGGAGGAACATCTGAGTGTTAAGCAGATTGCCTATGTAGAGAGCGGAACTTGGGGAGTATTAAAAATGGATCTTCAGAAGGTCGAGGAACAGCTCGCCTCTGAACCTGATCCTTCTCCCGATTTGCTTCAACGCTATGGAGAGATCCTTGAGCAATATGAAGCCTTCGGTGGTTATTCTAAAGAGGCGGAGCTTGAGCGAATGATGACACATCTCGGTATTGGAGAAGAATTATGGGAACGCTCCTTTAGCTCACTAAGTGGAGGTCAGAAGACCAGGCTGCGCCTATCAGCACTGTTAACGAGAAAACCGAGGCTGCTTATTCTTGATGAACCGACCAATCATCTCGATCATGAGAGCATGGTCTGGCTGGAAGGCTGGATATTGTCTTATTCAGGCACCCTTGTTTTTGTCTCACATGACCGGACTTTTTTAGATCGGGTAGCCACGAGTATCTGTGAGCTCACTCCAGAGGGGACTCATAAATATCCAGGAGGCTATGAGGAATATAAGCTGCAGAAGGAGCGCGAGCGCAGAGAGCAGGCGACGAAATATCGTCAGCAGGAGCTTGCTAAGCAGGCGTTGGAGGAGTCCATCCGTAAATACCAGGAATGGTTTAAGATATCGCACCGAAATGCAGGGAATGTAACCGAGTCAAGAATAGCAGCGAGTTATTACAAGGCAAGGGCAAACAAAAATATATCAAGATATCACGCGAAGCAGAAGCAGCTTGAAAGGCTCGAGGGAGAGCGGGTTGAGAAGCCGCGCGAGGGTCCTAAAGTCAGTGTAGATTTAAAGGATGGCGAATTTGGCGCAAGGACATTTTTACAGCTCAGAGACGTGGAGTACACTTACCCTGCCGCTCAAACCCCTGTATTCTCCGGGATTAACCTGGTCGTTGAGCGTGGGAAGAGGATTGCTCTCCAAGGCGTGAATGGTGCTGGGAAAACGACACTGTTAAAGCTGATCACCGGCGAGTTGTCTCCGCAAAAAGGAGAGGTGAACCATCATCCCAAGACCAAAATAGGTTATTTCTCGCAGGAGCTTGAAGGTCTACAGCCAGAGATGACTTTGCTCGACAGCTTGCTCATTAATCCGTTCATGACACAAACAGAAGCGCGGACCATGCTGGGTAATTTCTTGTTTTCACGGGATGACGTGTTCAAGAAGATTGGAGAGCTGAGCATGGGTGAGAAATGCAGAGCTGCTTTTATAAGGCTGTACTTCAGCGGTTCTAACCTGCTCGTTCTTGATGAGCCTACCAATTATCTGGACATTGACACTAGAGAAGTCATGGAGGAAGCGCTGCTGAATTACGAGGGCTCGTTCGTATTTGTATCTCACGATCGGACACTTGTCCGTAAGCTGGCTAATCAGCTGCTCCACATGGGTAAGCATGAGCCTTTACGCATATTCGATGGGACGGTACAGGAATACGAGGAGCATTTGGCTAGAAAGAGTGAAACGCCGGAGGATCGTGAGGAGGAAGACCTGCGGATTCAGCTGCAGCATCGTTTGAATGAACTGCTGACAGGGTCTAGTTACGATCAAGTGAACTCCGGGCAACGGGCAAATGTTGAATCTTATTATATGGACAGTGCTACACTGCAAGAGATTCGGGAGATACGTTCACAGCTGGCAGCCTTGCAAAAGAAGGAAAAGCGGTCTTCCAAAGAGAGAGGATAG
- the pheS gene encoding phenylalanine--tRNA ligase subunit alpha: MKERLEALKNDALAELAGVNDAQALGDIRVKYLGKKGALTEILRGMGALSAEERPVIGQVANDVRGAIEAVIEEKQEAFQRAETEKRLAKETIDITLPGRRLPEGGLHPLTKVIQDLEDIFVGMGYQVAEGPEVETDYYNFEALNLPKNHPARDMQDSFYITEDILMRTHTSPVQVRTMLAMQGESPVKVIVPGKVYRRDDDDATHSFQFHQVEGIVVGKNIRMSDLKGTLLQFVREMFGAHTEIRLRPSFFPFTEPSVEVDVTCIKCGGAGCRLCKQTGWIEILGAGMVHPNVLEMGGYDPKEYSGFAFGMGVERIAMLKYGVDDIRHFYNSDLSFLKQFARL, from the coding sequence ATGAAAGAAAGATTGGAAGCTTTGAAGAATGATGCGCTTGCTGAGCTGGCAGGCGTAAATGATGCACAGGCACTTGGCGATATAAGGGTGAAATATTTAGGTAAAAAAGGCGCGCTTACTGAAATTTTGCGTGGTATGGGAGCACTGAGTGCAGAGGAACGTCCGGTCATTGGACAGGTGGCAAACGACGTTCGTGGTGCAATCGAAGCTGTAATTGAAGAGAAGCAGGAAGCATTTCAAAGAGCAGAAACCGAGAAGCGCCTGGCGAAGGAAACGATCGATATTACGCTGCCGGGACGTCGTCTGCCAGAAGGCGGGCTCCATCCATTAACGAAGGTTATCCAGGATCTTGAGGATATCTTTGTCGGTATGGGGTATCAGGTCGCTGAGGGTCCAGAGGTCGAAACGGACTATTACAACTTTGAAGCGCTCAACCTGCCGAAGAATCATCCGGCCCGTGACATGCAGGATTCCTTCTACATTACAGAAGATATTCTGATGCGTACACATACTTCTCCTGTACAGGTTCGTACCATGCTTGCAATGCAAGGTGAATCCCCTGTGAAGGTCATTGTTCCAGGTAAAGTATATCGGCGCGATGATGATGATGCTACGCATTCCTTCCAGTTCCATCAGGTAGAAGGAATTGTCGTCGGTAAAAACATTCGGATGAGTGACCTGAAGGGTACATTGCTCCAGTTCGTGCGTGAAATGTTCGGAGCACATACAGAGATTCGTCTTCGTCCAAGCTTCTTCCCATTTACCGAGCCTAGTGTTGAGGTCGATGTTACCTGTATCAAGTGCGGAGGAGCTGGCTGTCGTTTGTGTAAACAAACCGGCTGGATTGAAATTCTAGGAGCGGGTATGGTTCATCCTAACGTACTTGAGATGGGCGGCTATGATCCTAAGGAATACAGCGGCTTTGCATTTGGTATGGGTGTAGAACGGATCGCAATGCTGAAATATGGAGTTGATGATATTCGTCATTTCTATAACAGTGACCTCTCATTCCTGAAGCAATTTGCCAGATTATAA